In Panthera tigris isolate Pti1 chromosome C1, P.tigris_Pti1_mat1.1, whole genome shotgun sequence, the following proteins share a genomic window:
- the ZNF142 gene encoding zinc finger protein 142 isoform X3, which yields MTDPVLDPQPTDSTGEMDGLCPELLLIPPSLSNRGILEPVQSPCPAGNPTPLPADPGCLLVESTATEEDTGNMEIIVEAVAGNLSPGAPGEPPAPKLPSREGEPSEQADTPLPRRESADEEDVEEEEGNGTLKDSQKAPEKAQGAQQLEGDVASGTESLFKTHMCPECKRCFKKRTHLVEHLHLHFPDPSLQCPNCQKFFTSKSKLKTHLLRELGQKAHRCPLCHYSAVERNALNRHMASMHEDISNFYSDTYTCPVCREEFRLSQALKEHLKSHTAAAAAEPLPLRCFQEGCGYTAPDRKAFIKHLKETHGVRAVECRHHSCPMLFATAEAMEAHHKSHYAFHCPHCDFACSNKHLFRKHKKQGHPGSEELRCTFCPFATFNPVAYQDHVGKMHAHEKIHQCPECSFATAHKRVLIRHMLLHTGEKPHKCELCDFTCRDVSYLSKHMLTHSNTKDYMCTECGYVTKWKHYLSVHMRKHAGDLRYQCNQCSYRCHRADQLSSHKLRHQGKSLMCEVCAFACKRKYELQKHMASQHHPGAPAPLYPCRYCSYQSRHKQALLSHENCKHTRLREFRCALCDYRTFSNTTLFFHKRKAHGYVPGDQVWQLRSASQEPEGARQCPTPPPDSEPSSQLSAQPEAPDRDPGTVVDPNVDRAPPEPGEEDRAGRPAGSEVPRGDDLGSSPSPAEADEGGCTLHLEALGVELEPVAEPPLEEITEPAPAEFRPLDPSGPLRLEGPGATLTELSTFEGAGTSGLDAEEEPVLEKPAPESPRNPPSSEEPPDSWVGTFKAALPAETAPLPQFPESESLLKALRRQDKEQAEALVLEGRVQMVVIQGEGRAFRCPHCPFITRREKALSVHSRTGCQGRREPLLCPECGASFKQQRGLSTHLLKKCPVLLRKNKGLPRPSSPVPLRPPPPGTQDSGDAEGGKPPPAPLEVEQVLPKDAPSVPPREPEVEEPPGTLCVPAVPPAGNPAPAETPEKFHFEQGKFHCNSCTFLCSRLSSITSHVAEGCRGGRGGGGKRGAAQTQPVASLLSDGGSAPLNSGSTERSPGNGDTTAVPKQKGARFSCPTCPFSCQQERALRTHQTRGCPLEGSGELHCGLCTFTTAAAAALRLHQKRRHPSTAPARGPRPPLQCGDCGFTCKQGRCLQQHRRLKHEGVKPHQCPFCDFSTTRRYRLEAHQSRHTGVGRIPCSSCPQTFGTNSKLRLHRLRVHDKTPTHFCPLCDYSGYLRHDITRHVNSCHRGTPAFACPRCEAQFSSETALKQHALRRHPEPAPPAPGSPAEATEGPLHCSRCGLLCPSPASLRGHTRKQHPRLECGACQEAFPSRPALDEHRRQQHFSHRCQLCDFAARERAGLVKHYLEQHEAAAASEGGAGASQPPLRCPFCDFTCRHQLVLDHHVKGHGGTRLYKCTDCAYSTKNRQKITWHSRIHTGEKPYRCHLCPYACADPSRLKYHMRIHKEERKYLCPDCGYKCKWVNQLKYHMTKHTGLKPYQCPECEYCTNRADALRVHQETRHREARAFMCEQCGKAFKTRFLLRTHLRKHSEAKPYVCNVCHRAFRWAAGLRHHALTHTDRHPFFCRLCSYKAKQKFQVVKHVRRHHPDQADPNQGVGKDPTTPTVHLHDVQLEDPSPPAPAAPPTGPEG from the exons ATGACAGACCCCGTGTTGGACCCACAGCCAACCGACAGCACTGGGGAGATGGATGGACTGTGCCCTGAGCTATTGCTGATCCCCCCATCTCTGTCTAACCGTGGAATCCTGGAGCCTGTCCAGAGCCCCTGTCCTGCTGGGAATCCCACACCTTTGCCTGCTGACCCAGGCTGCCTGCTGGTAGAGTCCACGGCAACTGAAGAGGACACAGGGAACATGGAGATCATTGTGGAAGCAGTAGCTGGAAACCTGtccccaggtgctcctggagagCCCCCAG CTCCGAAACTGCCCAGTAGAGAGGGAGAGCCTTCAGAACAAGCAGATACGCCCTTGCCCAGGCGAGAGTCAGCTGACGAGGAGGACgtagaggaagaagaggggaatgGCACCTTAAAGGACTCCCAGAAAGCCCCAGAGAAAGCCCAGGGGGCTCAGCAGTTAGAAG gggATGTGGCTTCTGGCACCGAGTCCCTCTTCAAGACCCACATGTGTCCAGAATGCAAGCGCTGCTTTAAGAAGCGGACCCATCTGGTGGAGCACCTGCATCTCCACTTCCCGGACCCCAGCCTCCAGTGCCCCAACTGCCAGAAGTTCTTCACCAGCAAGAGCAAGCTCAAGACCCATCTGCTGCGGGAGCTGGGCCAGAAGGCCCACCGCTGCCCGCTGTGCCACTACAGTGCGGTGGAGAGGAACGCGCTCAACCGCCACATGGCCAGCATGCACGAGGACATCTCCAACTTCTACTCAGACACCTACACCTGTCCCGTGTGCCGCGAGGAGTTCCGCCTCAGCCAGGCCCTCAAAGAGCACCTCAAGAGCCacacggcggcggcggcggcagagccgctgcccctccgctgctttcAGGAAGGCTGCGGCTACACGGCCCCCGACCGCAAGGCCTTCATAAAGCACCTGAAGGAGACCCATGGTGTGCGGGCCGTGGAGTGCCGCCATCACTCTTGTCCCATGCTCTTCGCCACGGCCGAAGCCATGGAGGCCCATCACAAAAGCCACTATGCCTTCCACTGCCCACACTGCGACTTTGCCTGCTCCAATAAGCACCTGTTCCGCAAACACAAGAAGCAGGGCCACCCCGGCAGTGAAGAGCTGCGCTGCACCTTCTGCCCCTTTGCCACCTTCAACCCGGTGGCCTACCAGGACCACGTGGGCAAGATGCACGCCCACGAGAAGATCCACCAGTGCCCTGAGTGCAGCTTTGCCACCGCCCACAAGAGGGTGCTCATCCGCCACATGCTGCTGCACACTG GCGAGAAACCTCACAAGTGTGAGCTGTGTGACTTCACGTGCCGAGACGTGAGCTACCTGTCCAAGCACATGCTGACCCACTCCAACACCAAGGATTATATGTGCACCGAGTGTGGCTATGTCACCAAGTGGAAGCACTACCTCAGTGTGCACATGCGGAAACATGCAGGGGACCTCAG ATACCAGTGCAACCAGTGCTCGTACCGCTGCCACCGGGCTGACCAGCTGAGCAGCCACAAGCTGCGCCACCAGGGCAAGTCCCTGATGTGTGAGGTGTGTGCTTTCGCTTGCAAGCGGAAGTATGAGCTGCAGAAGCACATGGCCTCCCAGCACCACCCGGGCGCGCCGGCCCCGCTCTATCCCTGCCGCTACTGCAGCTACCAGAGCCGCCACAAGCAGGCCCTGCTGAGCCACGAGAACTGCAAGCACACCCGCCTCCGGGAGTTCCGCTGTGCCCTCTGCGACTACCGCACCTTCAGCAACACCACCCTCTTCTTCCACAAGCGCAAGGCCCACGGCTACGTGCCCGGGGACCAGGTGTGGCAGCTCCGCTCTGCCAGCCAGGAGCCGGAGGGGGCCAGGCAGTGCCCGACACCCCCGCCAGACTCAGAGCCCTCGAGCCAGCTGTCTGCCCAGCCTGAGGCGCCAGACCGTGACCCCGGGACTGTGGTGGACCCCAACGTGGACCGGGCCCCGCCGGAGCCCGGTGAGGAGGACCGCGCCGGGAGACCGGCTGGCAGCGAGGTTCCGCGGGGGGACGACCTGGGTAGCAGCCCCAGTCCGGCCGAGGCAGATGAAGGTGGCTGCACGCTGCACCTCGAGGCCCTGGGGGTAGAGCTGGAGCCCGTGGCTGAGCCGCCCCTTGAGGAGATCACTGAACCCGCCCCTGCGGAGTTCAGGCCCCTGGACCCCTCGGGGCCCCTGAGACTGGAAGGGCCAGGTGCAACTTTGACAGAGCTGTCTACCTTTGAAGGTGCTGGGACGTCTGGTTTGGATGCTGAAGAAGAGCCCGTTCTGGAAAAGCCAGCCCCTGAAAGCCCCAGAAACCCCCCTTCCTCAGAGGAGCCCCCTGACAGCTGGGTGGGAACCTTCAAGGCAGCTCTGCCTGCTGAgaccgctcccctcccccagttcccGGAGTCAGAGTCCTTACTCAAGGCCCTGCGGAGACAGGACAAAGAGCAAGCAGAGGCTCTGGTGCTGGAGGGGCGGGTTCAGATGGTTGTGATACAGGGAGAGGGGCGGGCCTTCCGCTGCCCGCACTGCCCTTTTATCACCCGCCGGGAGAAGGCCCTGAGTGTGCACTCCAGGACTGGGTGCCAGGGCCGCCGAGAGCCCCTGCTGTGCCCTGAGTGTGGGGCTAGCTTCAAGCAACAGCGTGGCCTCAGCACCCACCTGCTGAAGAAGTGCCCTGTTCTGCTCAGAAAGAACAAGGGCTTACCCAGACCAAGTTCACCCGTCCCTCTGCGTCCTCCGCCCCCGGGCACCCAGGACTCAGGGGATGCAGAAGGTGGGAAGCCCCCACCTGCGCCATTAGAAGTAGAGCAGGTGCTCCCAAAAGAtgctccctctgtgcctcccaggGAGCCGGAAGTAGAGGAGCCTCCTGGCACACTGTGTGTCCCTGCAGTCCCTCCTGCAGGAAACCCCGCACCCGCAGAGACGCCTGAGAAGTTCCACTTCGAGCAGGGCAAGTTTCACTGCAACTCCTGCACGTTCCTCTGTTCTCGGCTCTCCTCCATTACCTCTCACGTGGCCGAAGGCTGCCGGGGGGGACGTGGCGGGGGAGGAAAGCGGGGGGCCGCCCAGACCCAGCCCGTTGCATCCCTCCTGAGCGATGGAGGCTCCGCTCCCCTAAACAGTGGCAGCACAGAGCGCAGCCCTGGGAATGGGGACACGACTGCGGTGCCAAAGCAGAAGGGGGCGCGCTTCTCCTGCCCCACGTGTCCCTTCAGCTGCCAGCAGGAGCGGGCTCTGAGGACTCACCAGACCCGGGGCTGCCCCCTCGAGGGGTCCGGCGAGCTGCACTGTGGCCTCTGCACGTTCACCactgccgccgctgccgccctGAGGCTACACCAGAAGCGGAGGCACCCTAGCACGGCTCCCGCCCGCGGGCCCCGGCCCCCTCTGCAGTGCGGGGACTGTGGCTTCACCTGTAAGCAGGGCCGGTGCCTACAGCAGCACCGGCGGCTCAAGCACGAGGGAGTGAAGCCGCACCAGTGCCCCTTCTGTGACTTTTCCACCACCAGACGGTACCGGTTGGAGGCGCACCAGTCGCGACACACAGGTGTTGGCCGCATCCCCTGCAGCTCCTGTCCCCAGACATTTGGTACCAACTCAAAACTGCGCTTGCACCGGCTAAGGGTACATGACAAAACACCCACCCACTTCTGTCCCCTCTGTGACTACAGTGGCTACCTCCGCCATGACATCACTCGCCACGTCAACAGTTGCCACCGGGGCACTCCTGCCTTTGCCTGCCCCCGGTGTGAGGCCCAGTTCAGTTCCGAGACGGCACTCAAGCAGCATGCCCTGCGCCGACATCCTGAAcctgcgccccccgcccccggctctcCTGCGGAGGCCACCGAGGGCCCCCTGCACTGCTCCCGCTGTGGGTTGCTGTGCCCCAGCCCCGCCAGCCTGCGAGGACACACCCGGAAACAGCATCCGCGGCTGGAGTGCGGGGCCTGCCAGGAGGCCTTCCCCAGCCGGCCGGCACTGGATGAGCACCGGAGACAGCAGCATTTCAGCCACCGctgccagctctgtgacttcgCTGCCCGGGAGCGGGCGGGCCTGGTGAAGCACTACTTGGAACAGCATGAGGCGGCAGCGGCCTCGGAGGGCGGTGCAGGTGCCAGCCAGCCCCCGCTGCGCTGCCCCTTTTGTGACTTTACGTGCCGCCATCAGCTCGTGCTGGACCACCACGTGAAAGGGCACGGGGGCACCCGGCTCTACAAGTGCACCGACTGTGCTTACAGCACCAAGAACCGGCAGAAGATCACCTGGCACAGCCGCATCCACACCGGGGAAAAGCCCTACCGCTGTCACCTCTGTCCCTATGCCTGTGCTGACCCTTCTCGACTCAAG tACCATATGCGGATCCACAAGGAAGAACGCAAGTATCTGTGCCCTGACTGTGGCTACAAGTGCAAGTGGGTCAACCAGCTCAAGTACCACATGACCAAGCACACAG GACTGAAGCCATACCAGTGTCCCGAGTGTGAATACTGTACCAACCGGGCTGATGCGCTGCGTGTGCACCAGGAGACGCGACACCGGGAAGCCCGGGCCTTCATGTGCGAGCAGTGTGGCAAGGCCTTCAAGACCCGCTTCCTACTGCGCACCCACCTCCGCAAGCACAGCGAGGCCAAACCCTATGTGTGCAACGTGTGCCACCGTGCTTTCCGCTGGGCTGCCGGCCTGCGCCATCACGCCCTCACCCACACCGACCGCCACCCCTTCTTCTGCCGCCTCTGCAGCTACAAGGCCAAGCAGAAGTTCCAGGTGGTTAAGCATGTGCGCAGGCACCACCCCGACCAGGCCGACCCAAACCAAGGAGTGGGCAAAgaccccaccacccccacagtGCACCTGCATGACGTGCAGTTGGAGGACCCCAGCccccctgctcctgctgctcCTCCAACTGGACCGGAGGGCTGA
- the ZNF142 gene encoding zinc finger protein 142 isoform X1 has translation MTDPVLDPQPTDSTGEMDGLCPELLLIPPSLSNRGILEPVQSPCPAGNPTPLPADPGCLLVESTATEEDTGNMEIIVEAVAGNLSPGAPGEPPGVLVKVVEVYFCERCEQSFAEPTLLALHQCTETLIQPMQGLSSLPCSVELTPGNLILSGPLQGQGPPDSPLPCPVCRQEFAQPQALKSHFKIHRATPDIFSCPESGCVFSAEDRKGLQHHLRQAHATVPVPCSFRGCPLLFGSQQGMELHRQAHYPFHCNHCSFVGSNVKLFRQHQRSHGAGTQGELSALQGLPSQELLPAPKLPSREGEPSEQADTPLPRRESADEEDVEEEEGNGTLKDSQKAPEKAQGAQQLEGDVASGTESLFKTHMCPECKRCFKKRTHLVEHLHLHFPDPSLQCPNCQKFFTSKSKLKTHLLRELGQKAHRCPLCHYSAVERNALNRHMASMHEDISNFYSDTYTCPVCREEFRLSQALKEHLKSHTAAAAAEPLPLRCFQEGCGYTAPDRKAFIKHLKETHGVRAVECRHHSCPMLFATAEAMEAHHKSHYAFHCPHCDFACSNKHLFRKHKKQGHPGSEELRCTFCPFATFNPVAYQDHVGKMHAHEKIHQCPECSFATAHKRVLIRHMLLHTGEKPHKCELCDFTCRDVSYLSKHMLTHSNTKDYMCTECGYVTKWKHYLSVHMRKHAGDLRYQCNQCSYRCHRADQLSSHKLRHQGKSLMCEVCAFACKRKYELQKHMASQHHPGAPAPLYPCRYCSYQSRHKQALLSHENCKHTRLREFRCALCDYRTFSNTTLFFHKRKAHGYVPGDQVWQLRSASQEPEGARQCPTPPPDSEPSSQLSAQPEAPDRDPGTVVDPNVDRAPPEPGEEDRAGRPAGSEVPRGDDLGSSPSPAEADEGGCTLHLEALGVELEPVAEPPLEEITEPAPAEFRPLDPSGPLRLEGPGATLTELSTFEGAGTSGLDAEEEPVLEKPAPESPRNPPSSEEPPDSWVGTFKAALPAETAPLPQFPESESLLKALRRQDKEQAEALVLEGRVQMVVIQGEGRAFRCPHCPFITRREKALSVHSRTGCQGRREPLLCPECGASFKQQRGLSTHLLKKCPVLLRKNKGLPRPSSPVPLRPPPPGTQDSGDAEGGKPPPAPLEVEQVLPKDAPSVPPREPEVEEPPGTLCVPAVPPAGNPAPAETPEKFHFEQGKFHCNSCTFLCSRLSSITSHVAEGCRGGRGGGGKRGAAQTQPVASLLSDGGSAPLNSGSTERSPGNGDTTAVPKQKGARFSCPTCPFSCQQERALRTHQTRGCPLEGSGELHCGLCTFTTAAAAALRLHQKRRHPSTAPARGPRPPLQCGDCGFTCKQGRCLQQHRRLKHEGVKPHQCPFCDFSTTRRYRLEAHQSRHTGVGRIPCSSCPQTFGTNSKLRLHRLRVHDKTPTHFCPLCDYSGYLRHDITRHVNSCHRGTPAFACPRCEAQFSSETALKQHALRRHPEPAPPAPGSPAEATEGPLHCSRCGLLCPSPASLRGHTRKQHPRLECGACQEAFPSRPALDEHRRQQHFSHRCQLCDFAARERAGLVKHYLEQHEAAAASEGGAGASQPPLRCPFCDFTCRHQLVLDHHVKGHGGTRLYKCTDCAYSTKNRQKITWHSRIHTGEKPYRCHLCPYACADPSRLKYHMRIHKEERKYLCPDCGYKCKWVNQLKYHMTKHTGLKPYQCPECEYCTNRADALRVHQETRHREARAFMCEQCGKAFKTRFLLRTHLRKHSEAKPYVCNVCHRAFRWAAGLRHHALTHTDRHPFFCRLCSYKAKQKFQVVKHVRRHHPDQADPNQGVGKDPTTPTVHLHDVQLEDPSPPAPAAPPTGPEG, from the exons ATGACAGACCCCGTGTTGGACCCACAGCCAACCGACAGCACTGGGGAGATGGATGGACTGTGCCCTGAGCTATTGCTGATCCCCCCATCTCTGTCTAACCGTGGAATCCTGGAGCCTGTCCAGAGCCCCTGTCCTGCTGGGAATCCCACACCTTTGCCTGCTGACCCAGGCTGCCTGCTGGTAGAGTCCACGGCAACTGAAGAGGACACAGGGAACATGGAGATCATTGTGGAAGCAGTAGCTGGAAACCTGtccccaggtgctcctggagagCCCCCAG GTGTCCTGGTAAAGGTGGTGGAGGTGTACTTCTGTGAGCGCTGTGAGCAGAGCTTCGCAGAACCCACTCTGCTGGCCCTGCACCAGTGTACTGAGACCCTTATACAGCCTATGCAGGGCCTCTCTAGCCTTCCATGCTCTGTAGAGCTGACCCCCGGCAACCTcattctctctggccctctgcaGGGCCAGGGCCCACCAGATAGCCCCCTGCCATGCCCTGTGTGTAGACAGGAGTTTGCCCAACCCCAGGCCCTGAAGAGCCACTTCAAGATTCACCGGGCCACTCCCGACATCTTCTCCTGCCCAGAGTCTGGCTGTGTGTTCTCCGCTGAAGATCGCAAGGGTCTGCAGCACCACCTGAGGCAGGCCCACGCCACGGTTCCCGTGCCCTGTTCTTTCCGGGGCTGCCCCCTGCTCTTTGGGAGCCAGCAGGGCATGGAGCTGCACCGGCAGGCCCACTACCCTTTCCACTGCAACCATTGCAGCTTCGTGGGCTCCAACGTCAAACTCTTCCGGCAGCATCAGCGGAGCCATGGGGCCGGGACACAGGGAGAACTGTCTGCCCTTCAGGGTCTTCCATCCCAGGAGCTGCTGCCAG CTCCGAAACTGCCCAGTAGAGAGGGAGAGCCTTCAGAACAAGCAGATACGCCCTTGCCCAGGCGAGAGTCAGCTGACGAGGAGGACgtagaggaagaagaggggaatgGCACCTTAAAGGACTCCCAGAAAGCCCCAGAGAAAGCCCAGGGGGCTCAGCAGTTAGAAG gggATGTGGCTTCTGGCACCGAGTCCCTCTTCAAGACCCACATGTGTCCAGAATGCAAGCGCTGCTTTAAGAAGCGGACCCATCTGGTGGAGCACCTGCATCTCCACTTCCCGGACCCCAGCCTCCAGTGCCCCAACTGCCAGAAGTTCTTCACCAGCAAGAGCAAGCTCAAGACCCATCTGCTGCGGGAGCTGGGCCAGAAGGCCCACCGCTGCCCGCTGTGCCACTACAGTGCGGTGGAGAGGAACGCGCTCAACCGCCACATGGCCAGCATGCACGAGGACATCTCCAACTTCTACTCAGACACCTACACCTGTCCCGTGTGCCGCGAGGAGTTCCGCCTCAGCCAGGCCCTCAAAGAGCACCTCAAGAGCCacacggcggcggcggcggcagagccgctgcccctccgctgctttcAGGAAGGCTGCGGCTACACGGCCCCCGACCGCAAGGCCTTCATAAAGCACCTGAAGGAGACCCATGGTGTGCGGGCCGTGGAGTGCCGCCATCACTCTTGTCCCATGCTCTTCGCCACGGCCGAAGCCATGGAGGCCCATCACAAAAGCCACTATGCCTTCCACTGCCCACACTGCGACTTTGCCTGCTCCAATAAGCACCTGTTCCGCAAACACAAGAAGCAGGGCCACCCCGGCAGTGAAGAGCTGCGCTGCACCTTCTGCCCCTTTGCCACCTTCAACCCGGTGGCCTACCAGGACCACGTGGGCAAGATGCACGCCCACGAGAAGATCCACCAGTGCCCTGAGTGCAGCTTTGCCACCGCCCACAAGAGGGTGCTCATCCGCCACATGCTGCTGCACACTG GCGAGAAACCTCACAAGTGTGAGCTGTGTGACTTCACGTGCCGAGACGTGAGCTACCTGTCCAAGCACATGCTGACCCACTCCAACACCAAGGATTATATGTGCACCGAGTGTGGCTATGTCACCAAGTGGAAGCACTACCTCAGTGTGCACATGCGGAAACATGCAGGGGACCTCAG ATACCAGTGCAACCAGTGCTCGTACCGCTGCCACCGGGCTGACCAGCTGAGCAGCCACAAGCTGCGCCACCAGGGCAAGTCCCTGATGTGTGAGGTGTGTGCTTTCGCTTGCAAGCGGAAGTATGAGCTGCAGAAGCACATGGCCTCCCAGCACCACCCGGGCGCGCCGGCCCCGCTCTATCCCTGCCGCTACTGCAGCTACCAGAGCCGCCACAAGCAGGCCCTGCTGAGCCACGAGAACTGCAAGCACACCCGCCTCCGGGAGTTCCGCTGTGCCCTCTGCGACTACCGCACCTTCAGCAACACCACCCTCTTCTTCCACAAGCGCAAGGCCCACGGCTACGTGCCCGGGGACCAGGTGTGGCAGCTCCGCTCTGCCAGCCAGGAGCCGGAGGGGGCCAGGCAGTGCCCGACACCCCCGCCAGACTCAGAGCCCTCGAGCCAGCTGTCTGCCCAGCCTGAGGCGCCAGACCGTGACCCCGGGACTGTGGTGGACCCCAACGTGGACCGGGCCCCGCCGGAGCCCGGTGAGGAGGACCGCGCCGGGAGACCGGCTGGCAGCGAGGTTCCGCGGGGGGACGACCTGGGTAGCAGCCCCAGTCCGGCCGAGGCAGATGAAGGTGGCTGCACGCTGCACCTCGAGGCCCTGGGGGTAGAGCTGGAGCCCGTGGCTGAGCCGCCCCTTGAGGAGATCACTGAACCCGCCCCTGCGGAGTTCAGGCCCCTGGACCCCTCGGGGCCCCTGAGACTGGAAGGGCCAGGTGCAACTTTGACAGAGCTGTCTACCTTTGAAGGTGCTGGGACGTCTGGTTTGGATGCTGAAGAAGAGCCCGTTCTGGAAAAGCCAGCCCCTGAAAGCCCCAGAAACCCCCCTTCCTCAGAGGAGCCCCCTGACAGCTGGGTGGGAACCTTCAAGGCAGCTCTGCCTGCTGAgaccgctcccctcccccagttcccGGAGTCAGAGTCCTTACTCAAGGCCCTGCGGAGACAGGACAAAGAGCAAGCAGAGGCTCTGGTGCTGGAGGGGCGGGTTCAGATGGTTGTGATACAGGGAGAGGGGCGGGCCTTCCGCTGCCCGCACTGCCCTTTTATCACCCGCCGGGAGAAGGCCCTGAGTGTGCACTCCAGGACTGGGTGCCAGGGCCGCCGAGAGCCCCTGCTGTGCCCTGAGTGTGGGGCTAGCTTCAAGCAACAGCGTGGCCTCAGCACCCACCTGCTGAAGAAGTGCCCTGTTCTGCTCAGAAAGAACAAGGGCTTACCCAGACCAAGTTCACCCGTCCCTCTGCGTCCTCCGCCCCCGGGCACCCAGGACTCAGGGGATGCAGAAGGTGGGAAGCCCCCACCTGCGCCATTAGAAGTAGAGCAGGTGCTCCCAAAAGAtgctccctctgtgcctcccaggGAGCCGGAAGTAGAGGAGCCTCCTGGCACACTGTGTGTCCCTGCAGTCCCTCCTGCAGGAAACCCCGCACCCGCAGAGACGCCTGAGAAGTTCCACTTCGAGCAGGGCAAGTTTCACTGCAACTCCTGCACGTTCCTCTGTTCTCGGCTCTCCTCCATTACCTCTCACGTGGCCGAAGGCTGCCGGGGGGGACGTGGCGGGGGAGGAAAGCGGGGGGCCGCCCAGACCCAGCCCGTTGCATCCCTCCTGAGCGATGGAGGCTCCGCTCCCCTAAACAGTGGCAGCACAGAGCGCAGCCCTGGGAATGGGGACACGACTGCGGTGCCAAAGCAGAAGGGGGCGCGCTTCTCCTGCCCCACGTGTCCCTTCAGCTGCCAGCAGGAGCGGGCTCTGAGGACTCACCAGACCCGGGGCTGCCCCCTCGAGGGGTCCGGCGAGCTGCACTGTGGCCTCTGCACGTTCACCactgccgccgctgccgccctGAGGCTACACCAGAAGCGGAGGCACCCTAGCACGGCTCCCGCCCGCGGGCCCCGGCCCCCTCTGCAGTGCGGGGACTGTGGCTTCACCTGTAAGCAGGGCCGGTGCCTACAGCAGCACCGGCGGCTCAAGCACGAGGGAGTGAAGCCGCACCAGTGCCCCTTCTGTGACTTTTCCACCACCAGACGGTACCGGTTGGAGGCGCACCAGTCGCGACACACAGGTGTTGGCCGCATCCCCTGCAGCTCCTGTCCCCAGACATTTGGTACCAACTCAAAACTGCGCTTGCACCGGCTAAGGGTACATGACAAAACACCCACCCACTTCTGTCCCCTCTGTGACTACAGTGGCTACCTCCGCCATGACATCACTCGCCACGTCAACAGTTGCCACCGGGGCACTCCTGCCTTTGCCTGCCCCCGGTGTGAGGCCCAGTTCAGTTCCGAGACGGCACTCAAGCAGCATGCCCTGCGCCGACATCCTGAAcctgcgccccccgcccccggctctcCTGCGGAGGCCACCGAGGGCCCCCTGCACTGCTCCCGCTGTGGGTTGCTGTGCCCCAGCCCCGCCAGCCTGCGAGGACACACCCGGAAACAGCATCCGCGGCTGGAGTGCGGGGCCTGCCAGGAGGCCTTCCCCAGCCGGCCGGCACTGGATGAGCACCGGAGACAGCAGCATTTCAGCCACCGctgccagctctgtgacttcgCTGCCCGGGAGCGGGCGGGCCTGGTGAAGCACTACTTGGAACAGCATGAGGCGGCAGCGGCCTCGGAGGGCGGTGCAGGTGCCAGCCAGCCCCCGCTGCGCTGCCCCTTTTGTGACTTTACGTGCCGCCATCAGCTCGTGCTGGACCACCACGTGAAAGGGCACGGGGGCACCCGGCTCTACAAGTGCACCGACTGTGCTTACAGCACCAAGAACCGGCAGAAGATCACCTGGCACAGCCGCATCCACACCGGGGAAAAGCCCTACCGCTGTCACCTCTGTCCCTATGCCTGTGCTGACCCTTCTCGACTCAAG tACCATATGCGGATCCACAAGGAAGAACGCAAGTATCTGTGCCCTGACTGTGGCTACAAGTGCAAGTGGGTCAACCAGCTCAAGTACCACATGACCAAGCACACAG GACTGAAGCCATACCAGTGTCCCGAGTGTGAATACTGTACCAACCGGGCTGATGCGCTGCGTGTGCACCAGGAGACGCGACACCGGGAAGCCCGGGCCTTCATGTGCGAGCAGTGTGGCAAGGCCTTCAAGACCCGCTTCCTACTGCGCACCCACCTCCGCAAGCACAGCGAGGCCAAACCCTATGTGTGCAACGTGTGCCACCGTGCTTTCCGCTGGGCTGCCGGCCTGCGCCATCACGCCCTCACCCACACCGACCGCCACCCCTTCTTCTGCCGCCTCTGCAGCTACAAGGCCAAGCAGAAGTTCCAGGTGGTTAAGCATGTGCGCAGGCACCACCCCGACCAGGCCGACCCAAACCAAGGAGTGGGCAAAgaccccaccacccccacagtGCACCTGCATGACGTGCAGTTGGAGGACCCCAGCccccctgctcctgctgctcCTCCAACTGGACCGGAGGGCTGA